A genomic region of Nitrosomonas ureae contains the following coding sequences:
- the glcF gene encoding glycolate oxidase subunit GlcF translates to MQTKLADFIKNSPHGQEADAILRSCVHCGFCLATCPTYQILGDELDSPRGRIYLMKQMLEGQPVTQKTQLHLDRCLTCRACETTCPSGVRYGTLVDISRGIVEKQVKRNLGAEFFRYTLRKILPNPLWFNTLLRMGQVVRPFLPQSLKRKIPVRSGSLNAWPAERHVRTMLILAGCVQPSLAPNINIATARVLNSLGISLIKAENAGCCGAVTFHLNAQQDGLNYMRRNIDAWWPIVEQKGIEAIVMTASGCGVTVKEYGHLLSHDPDYAEKAANISALTKDISEVLLAETGNLQELIKLRVEPNHTKLSFHSPCTLQHGMKIPGVVEQILTLAGFDLTAVPDAHLCCGSAGTYSILQPELSQQLLRNKVIALESGKPTKVATANIGCLMHLQNGTSIPVKHWIELLDERLTSHNG, encoded by the coding sequence ATGCAAACCAAGCTTGCTGATTTTATAAAGAATTCACCGCATGGACAGGAAGCGGATGCCATTCTGCGCAGTTGTGTACACTGTGGTTTTTGTCTGGCTACTTGTCCTACCTATCAGATTCTGGGGGATGAGCTGGATAGTCCACGCGGTCGTATTTATCTAATGAAACAGATGCTGGAAGGGCAACCGGTAACGCAAAAAACGCAATTGCATCTGGATCGTTGTCTTACTTGCCGTGCCTGTGAAACAACTTGCCCATCAGGAGTACGTTATGGCACGTTGGTGGATATTAGCCGTGGCATTGTCGAGAAACAGGTAAAACGTAATCTTGGAGCAGAATTTTTTCGTTACACATTACGAAAAATTTTACCTAATCCATTGTGGTTCAATACATTATTAAGAATGGGTCAAGTCGTTCGTCCATTCTTACCACAAAGCCTTAAAAGAAAAATTCCAGTCAGGTCTGGCTCCCTCAACGCATGGCCTGCAGAGCGGCACGTGCGCACAATGCTGATTCTTGCTGGTTGCGTGCAACCATCATTGGCACCTAATATTAATATCGCTACTGCACGCGTATTGAACAGCTTGGGCATATCACTGATCAAGGCTGAGAATGCAGGATGTTGTGGTGCGGTTACTTTTCATTTGAATGCCCAGCAGGATGGACTTAATTATATGCGGCGCAATATCGATGCGTGGTGGCCTATAGTTGAGCAGAAAGGGATTGAGGCGATTGTGATGACCGCCAGTGGATGTGGGGTAACAGTTAAAGAATATGGACATTTATTAAGTCATGATCCGGATTATGCAGAGAAAGCGGCAAATATTTCAGCTTTGACCAAAGATATTAGTGAAGTATTACTGGCTGAAACCGGGAATCTGCAAGAATTGATCAAATTGAGAGTAGAGCCGAATCACACGAAATTATCCTTTCATTCTCCCTGTACCCTGCAGCATGGCATGAAAATTCCTGGCGTAGTGGAGCAAATTCTGACTCTTGCTGGCTTTGATTTAACCGCTGTGCCCGATGCACACCTGTGTTGCGGTTCAGCAGGTACGTATTCAATTTTACAGCCGGAACTTTCGCAGCAATTATTGAGAAACAAAGTCATTGCCCTTGAATCCGGAAAACCGACTAAGGTTGCTACTGCTAATATTGGGTGTTTGATGCATCTGCAAAACGGTACATCGATACCTGTTAAACATTGGATTGAATTATTGGACGAACGGTTAACCAGCCATAACGGTTAA
- the glcE gene encoding glycolate oxidase subunit GlcE, which yields MQQAIIDQYKAVIHTASENKSPLQIRGGGTKHFYGNSSFGQGEIVLDMTTYHGIIDYEPTELVITACAGTRLMDLESLLEQQGQMLAFEPSHFGANATLGGCMATGLSGPRRAAAGAARDFVLGMRLLDGKGRDLRFGGRVMKNVAGYDVSRLMVGAMGTLGVLLEISLKVLPKPRVEITLQMSMDEAAAIEKMNQWAGKPLPISATCYVGGVLFLRLSGAESAVRAAQAKLGGEELAGGRDFWQSVREQWHDFFQSDKLLWRLSIKSTTVPILLPGKQLLEWNGSLRWLLCDASVDQEIIRKIAKDAGGHATLFRSREFRNAVFHPLDPVMMKIHHLLKEQFDPSKIFNPGRLYPEF from the coding sequence ATGCAACAAGCTATTATCGATCAGTATAAAGCAGTCATTCATACTGCATCTGAGAACAAATCCCCATTGCAAATACGTGGCGGCGGTACCAAGCATTTTTATGGTAATTCCTCATTTGGGCAGGGGGAGATAGTGTTAGATATGACGACGTATCACGGCATTATTGATTACGAACCGACGGAGTTAGTGATTACAGCATGCGCGGGAACACGCTTAATGGATCTGGAGTCTTTGCTGGAGCAACAAGGGCAAATGCTAGCATTCGAGCCGTCCCATTTCGGTGCGAATGCGACTTTGGGCGGTTGTATGGCGACGGGTTTATCGGGTCCGCGGCGTGCTGCTGCGGGTGCGGCACGTGATTTTGTACTGGGTATGCGATTACTCGACGGGAAAGGTAGAGATTTGCGGTTTGGTGGGCGAGTGATGAAAAATGTTGCTGGTTATGATGTTTCCCGACTAATGGTGGGAGCCATGGGTACTTTAGGTGTATTGCTCGAAATTTCATTGAAGGTTTTGCCAAAACCAAGGGTTGAAATTACATTGCAAATGTCTATGGATGAAGCTGCAGCAATTGAGAAAATGAATCAGTGGGCTGGCAAGCCGCTGCCGATTTCGGCAACTTGTTATGTGGGAGGTGTGTTATTTCTCAGGTTGTCCGGTGCGGAATCAGCGGTTCGCGCAGCGCAGGCAAAATTGGGGGGTGAAGAGTTGGCTGGAGGCAGGGACTTCTGGCAATCGGTGCGTGAGCAGTGGCATGATTTTTTTCAATCAGATAAGCTTCTATGGCGTTTATCGATTAAATCAACAACAGTACCGATTTTATTGCCTGGGAAACAATTGCTGGAATGGAATGGCAGTTTACGGTGGTTGCTTTGCGACGCAAGCGTAGATCAGGAGATTATTCGTAAAATAGCTAAAGATGCGGGTGGTCATGCTACTTTGTTTCGTAGTCGTGAGTTTCGCAATGCTGTATTTCATCCATTGGATCCGGTTATGATGAAAATTCATCATCTGCTGAAAGAGCAGTTTGACCCATCAAAAATCTTTAATCCCGGTCGACTTTATCCAGAATTTTAA
- a CDS encoding FAD-linked oxidase C-terminal domain-containing protein produces the protein MALPELINKLRMILPHDAVLYEVEDLRPYECDGLSAYRALPLVVVLPHTEEQIIKILQLCHAMRTPVVARGAGTGLSGGALPHAQGVLLSLARLNQIVAIDPLARSARVQPGVRNLAISEAVAMYGLYYAPDPSSQIACSIGGNVAENSGGVHCLKYGLTVHNIVKLRIVMIDGEPLEIGGESLDSAGYDLLALITGSEGMLGIVTEITVKLIPMPEKAQLVMAAFDDVIKAGNAVADVIGAGIIPAGMEMMDKITIHAVEEFLHAGYDLNAEAILLCESDGSAEEVADEIKRIYAIMQQGGATKISTSRDEAERLRFWAGRKAAFPAAGRVSPDYYCMDGTIPRKRLADVLRGIEKLSQEYGLRCMNVFHAGDGNLHPLILYDANQAGELERTEEFGGKILEMCIHAGGTITGEHGVGMEKINQMCVQFGKGELEMFHAVKAAFDPMGLLNPGKAVPTLHRCAELGAMHVHRGEERFAELPRF, from the coding sequence ATGGCTCTACCAGAACTTATTAACAAACTGCGTATGATATTGCCGCATGATGCGGTGCTATACGAAGTCGAAGATTTGAGACCGTATGAATGCGATGGTTTATCAGCGTATCGGGCTTTGCCGCTGGTAGTTGTGTTGCCGCATACGGAAGAGCAAATCATCAAAATTTTGCAGCTTTGCCATGCAATGAGAACTCCTGTGGTGGCACGAGGCGCCGGTACTGGCTTATCGGGAGGCGCACTTCCGCATGCACAAGGTGTTTTACTGTCATTGGCGAGGTTAAATCAAATCGTTGCGATAGATCCACTGGCGCGTTCGGCGCGTGTACAGCCCGGGGTCAGAAATCTGGCAATTAGTGAAGCAGTGGCGATGTATGGTTTATATTATGCGCCAGATCCTTCATCGCAGATTGCTTGCTCGATTGGCGGCAACGTGGCGGAAAATTCAGGAGGCGTGCATTGCCTGAAATATGGTCTTACTGTGCACAATATTGTTAAATTGCGGATTGTGATGATTGATGGAGAGCCTCTGGAAATAGGAGGTGAGAGCTTGGATAGTGCGGGATATGATTTGCTCGCATTAATAACCGGAAGTGAAGGTATGCTCGGTATAGTCACGGAAATTACGGTGAAACTGATTCCTATGCCGGAAAAAGCACAGCTGGTAATGGCGGCATTTGATGATGTGATCAAGGCGGGCAATGCGGTGGCGGATGTGATTGGGGCAGGTATTATCCCGGCAGGGATGGAAATGATGGATAAAATTACTATCCATGCAGTGGAAGAATTTTTACATGCGGGTTATGACCTGAATGCGGAGGCAATTTTACTATGCGAATCCGATGGCAGCGCAGAAGAAGTGGCCGATGAAATCAAGCGAATTTATGCCATTATGCAGCAAGGCGGCGCAACCAAAATCAGTACCTCGCGCGATGAAGCCGAGCGCCTTAGGTTTTGGGCCGGACGGAAAGCGGCATTTCCAGCTGCTGGAAGAGTGTCGCCGGATTACTATTGCATGGATGGGACGATTCCGCGCAAACGATTAGCCGATGTACTGCGCGGTATTGAGAAGCTATCCCAGGAATATGGATTGCGGTGTATGAATGTGTTTCATGCAGGGGATGGTAACTTACATCCTCTCATTTTATATGATGCCAATCAGGCTGGTGAACTGGAAAGAACAGAGGAGTTTGGTGGAAAGATACTGGAAATGTGCATTCATGCAGGTGGTACGATAACAGGGGAGCATGGCGTGGGTATGGAAAAAATCAACCAGATGTGCGTCCAATTCGGTAAGGGGGAGCTGGAAATGTTTCATGCCGTTAAGGCGGCATTTGATCCGATGGGATTGCTGAACCCCGGTAAGGCGGTTCCCACTTTACATCGTTGTGCGGAATTGGGTGCGATGCATGTGCATCGAGGTGAAGAAAGATTTGCGGAATTACCGCGATTTTAG